Proteins from a single region of Geothrix sp. PMB-07:
- a CDS encoding DUF927 domain-containing protein: MSRRQKRHAPPVPGGESSAPPEGSFTNPRPKPRVNVPEDEAPAFMPSPYMENGGRICQRKQTDSGPVFIPLCNFAASIVGELVKDDGAEKQTYFSLEGRLASGGALERIDVPSAQFGGLNWIIAHWGARAVVNAGNGTKDHLRAALQVLSGTPARRVVFAHVGWRQIEDRWLYLHTGGAIGAEGVVTGIEVDPGGKLQAFTLPDPPEGEALREAIRASMGLLALAPDAVTVPLFLSCYRAPLGPSPFGLHLAGRTGNGKSVLQSLAQAHWGAAFDHQSIPGNWQSTKTALEVLTFAAKDAVLCIDDFAPDGSKQDQARLQGTMAHIFRSVGNGSSRDRCNDSATLRPSRTPRGLVVSSGEDLPAGHSIRARVLILETEPNSIKWERVTNLQAQAKAGQLAAAMAGYVRWLAPHMASMPAVLGERLASLRGAFQATHKRTTDQAVQLFAGGEHFLRFAQEAGAITPAEAGVLQARFGAALGAVAEAQAEAQAASDPVRRFIEVLRALFLSGRAHLEGTEALEPEHSERLGWVKVSGRSEGFEMTQKGRCIGWEDAAHGLLYLEPSACYAEVQAFAGQEGEPLPVSKATLWKRLRERGLIETEDAQRLTKKAPGRGMFQRGIALHTSALWPEEEGQGGVFGEVA; the protein is encoded by the coding sequence ATGAGCCGCCGCCAGAAACGCCACGCCCCGCCTGTGCCGGGCGGTGAATCCTCCGCACCTCCAGAGGGAAGTTTCACCAATCCACGCCCCAAGCCGCGGGTGAATGTGCCGGAAGATGAGGCCCCCGCTTTCATGCCCTCGCCCTATATGGAGAACGGAGGCCGGATCTGCCAGCGGAAACAGACTGACTCCGGGCCTGTGTTCATCCCGCTTTGCAATTTTGCCGCGTCCATCGTTGGGGAGCTGGTGAAGGATGATGGGGCCGAAAAGCAAACCTATTTCAGCCTTGAAGGGCGGCTCGCCTCCGGGGGTGCCCTGGAGCGAATTGACGTGCCATCGGCGCAATTCGGGGGCCTGAACTGGATCATTGCCCATTGGGGCGCCCGTGCCGTGGTGAATGCCGGGAATGGCACCAAGGATCATCTTCGCGCCGCCCTCCAGGTATTGAGTGGAACGCCTGCCCGCCGGGTGGTTTTCGCCCATGTAGGATGGAGGCAGATCGAGGATCGCTGGCTTTACCTGCACACCGGCGGAGCCATCGGCGCTGAAGGGGTGGTGACTGGGATCGAGGTTGATCCAGGGGGGAAGCTGCAAGCCTTCACCCTGCCCGATCCGCCGGAAGGTGAGGCACTGCGGGAAGCCATCCGGGCATCTATGGGCTTGCTCGCTCTGGCCCCGGATGCGGTGACGGTGCCCCTCTTCCTCAGTTGCTACCGTGCACCGCTTGGCCCTTCGCCCTTTGGCCTTCACTTGGCAGGCCGCACAGGCAACGGCAAGAGCGTGCTTCAAAGCCTCGCCCAAGCCCATTGGGGCGCCGCATTCGATCATCAATCCATACCGGGGAACTGGCAGAGCACGAAGACAGCTCTTGAGGTGCTCACCTTCGCCGCCAAGGATGCGGTGCTCTGCATTGATGACTTCGCCCCCGATGGCTCGAAACAGGATCAAGCCCGCCTGCAAGGCACCATGGCCCATATCTTCCGAAGCGTGGGGAACGGATCGAGCCGGGATCGGTGCAACGATTCGGCAACCCTCCGCCCTTCGCGCACGCCGCGGGGCTTGGTGGTTTCATCGGGTGAAGACTTGCCCGCGGGGCATTCAATCCGCGCCCGCGTGCTGATCCTGGAGACTGAACCGAATTCGATCAAGTGGGAAAGGGTGACAAATCTGCAAGCCCAGGCAAAGGCGGGGCAGCTCGCCGCCGCCATGGCCGGTTATGTGCGGTGGCTTGCCCCTCACATGGCATCCATGCCCGCGGTGCTGGGGGAGCGCCTGGCATCCCTCCGCGGGGCATTCCAGGCCACACACAAGCGCACCACGGATCAAGCGGTGCAGCTCTTCGCCGGAGGGGAGCACTTCCTTCGCTTTGCCCAGGAAGCCGGAGCCATCACGCCCGCGGAGGCCGGGGTACTCCAGGCCCGATTCGGTGCCGCCCTTGGGGCAGTGGCAGAGGCCCAGGCAGAAGCCCAGGCCGCTTCCGATCCCGTTCGCCGGTTTATCGAGGTGCTCCGCGCCCTGTTCCTGAGTGGCCGGGCACACCTGGAGGGAACCGAAGCCCTGGAACCGGAGCACTCCGAGCGCCTGGGATGGGTGAAGGTGTCGGGAAGATCGGAAGGTTTTGAGATGACACAGAAGGGCCGGTGCATCGGCTGGGAGGATGCCGCCCATGGCCTGCTCTATTTGGAGCCGAGCGCCTGTTATGCCGAGGTGCAAGCCTTCGCGGGGCAGGAAGGGGAACCCCTGCCCGTGTCCAAAGCAACCCTATGGAAGCGGCTCCGTGAGCGGGGCTTGATCGAAACAGAGGATGCCCAGCGGCTCACGAAGAAGGCGCCGGGGCGGGGCATGTTCCAACGGGGCATCGCTCTGCACACCTCGGCTCTTTGGCCGGAAGAGGAAGGGCAGGGCGGAGTCTTTGGGGAGGTGGCATGA
- a CDS encoding site-specific integrase, which translates to MSKAAGSWLARWNDPETKSEAQARIGTADDYSDADGVAVLTFAQAQAKAQEWFESRADEAILAREGVPRKKGPWTVADAMEAYFEDAERRGVKGLDRDKQRSALWIVPELGALEVAELTRRRIEAWQKRLTEAPKRKRTGKAGVKSHKKKPSKDDPPKPKPAPPQTEEEKRARKDTANRVLSTLKAALNHALDRGRVKHGEAWQAVKPYKGTTSARIRFLSAEEQVRLVNVCPADFRRLVKGALYTGARYGELCRLVVGDFNAANGSLFIAISKSGKSRHIVLTEEAQEFFTSITAGRPSDELMFLRDEVERRKRPELAGGWGASDQTRFMSLACKAAEVPKAAFHELRHTYASGLVNAGLPMAYVAAQLGHTDTRMTEKHYGHLAPTALADAIRTLAPKLGLGNDPKVTPLKIAVASE; encoded by the coding sequence ATGAGCAAAGCCGCTGGGTCCTGGCTCGCCCGGTGGAATGATCCCGAAACGAAGAGCGAGGCCCAGGCCCGAATCGGCACGGCTGACGATTATTCGGATGCCGATGGAGTGGCGGTGCTCACCTTCGCCCAGGCCCAGGCCAAGGCCCAAGAATGGTTCGAATCGCGGGCCGATGAAGCGATCCTCGCCCGTGAGGGAGTGCCCCGCAAGAAGGGCCCCTGGACGGTGGCCGATGCCATGGAGGCCTATTTTGAGGATGCCGAGCGCCGTGGTGTGAAGGGGCTGGATCGGGATAAGCAACGCTCCGCCCTGTGGATCGTGCCGGAGCTGGGCGCCCTGGAGGTGGCAGAGCTGACGCGTCGCCGGATCGAGGCTTGGCAGAAGCGGCTCACAGAGGCCCCGAAGCGAAAGCGAACCGGCAAGGCGGGGGTGAAGAGCCACAAGAAGAAGCCATCCAAAGACGATCCGCCGAAGCCAAAGCCTGCCCCGCCACAGACGGAGGAGGAGAAACGTGCCCGGAAGGATACGGCGAACCGGGTGCTATCCACGCTCAAAGCCGCACTGAATCACGCCTTGGATCGGGGACGGGTGAAACACGGGGAAGCCTGGCAGGCTGTGAAACCCTACAAGGGCACCACAAGCGCCCGAATCCGGTTCCTGAGTGCCGAAGAGCAAGTGCGGCTTGTGAACGTCTGCCCCGCTGACTTCCGGCGCCTCGTAAAGGGTGCCCTCTACACCGGCGCCCGGTATGGGGAGTTGTGCCGCTTGGTGGTGGGAGACTTCAACGCCGCCAATGGGAGCCTATTCATTGCCATATCGAAGAGCGGTAAATCTCGCCATATCGTCTTGACCGAAGAGGCCCAGGAATTCTTTACAAGCATTACCGCCGGGCGCCCCTCCGATGAACTCATGTTCCTTCGGGATGAGGTGGAACGAAGGAAGCGCCCGGAGCTGGCAGGGGGCTGGGGAGCCTCCGATCAAACCCGCTTTATGTCCCTCGCCTGCAAGGCCGCGGAGGTGCCCAAAGCCGCCTTCCATGAGTTGCGGCATACCTATGCTTCCGGTTTGGTGAATGCAGGGCTTCCCATGGCCTATGTTGCCGCCCAGCTAGGGCACACCGATACCCGAATGACAGAGAAGCACTATGGGCACCTCGCCCCAACCGCCCTTGCCGATGCCATCCGAACCCTTGCCCCGAAGCTGGGCCTTGGGAACGATCCGAAGGTGACTCCGTTGAAAATTGCCGTTGCTTCCGAATGA
- a CDS encoding transposase, producing MRTSKFTEEQIVGLLREAEKGEQTVDALCRARGITAQTFYRWRKKYGGVEVSDVRHMRQLEKENAQLKRLLAERELDIAALKTVLRKK from the coding sequence ATGAGGACAAGCAAGTTCACCGAGGAGCAGATCGTGGGGCTTCTCAGAGAGGCGGAGAAGGGGGAGCAGACGGTCGATGCCCTCTGCCGGGCCCGTGGGATCACGGCGCAGACCTTCTATCGATGGCGAAAGAAGTATGGCGGAGTCGAGGTTTCCGATGTCCGGCACATGCGGCAGCTTGAGAAGGAGAACGCCCAGCTCAAGCGCCTTCTGGCAGAACGGGAGCTGGATATCGCAGCCCTGAAAACGGTTCTCCGAAAAAAATGA
- a CDS encoding serine/threonine-protein kinase: MSGLRPPAQIGSVRLLEPLGEGGMALVFRGEDRFRPGVQSAVKLLRPEVHRDADLVRRFLREGDVLTRLSHPSLVEIHSFGTSGAWPYLIMELLPGGSLKDCRGEAPAALVRRLVPVCGALAVAHAAGVVHRDLKPSNMLFAGDGHLKVTDFGVCFWEGEEGRTRATRSQMVVGTLGYMAPEQHGDPRRVDGRCDVYALGAILFEFTTGQPYAQVQLPPAAVRPGFPPRLAGIIMRALQPDPAKRMADMNTFGHELSTWLDSAEAVGWGEEPLPGFAARDREQATVAGPRREEGVENRLGPYLDALGTGPVGARRAAAEGLVCGVRPGDGPWLEAALARAPEGARFALARALGKVGGAEALQPLLGLLSDPFAQREAAEAAADVALRTGQLESARAALSEAGLGAPWRWTARAALGDEAWVRALVVEWPRLTPPFRLQSLEACRSLPEGLRARAKAATADASGQARSLWESL, translated from the coding sequence ATGAGCGGCCTGAGGCCACCGGCCCAGATCGGGAGCGTGCGGTTGCTGGAACCCCTGGGTGAAGGCGGCATGGCCCTGGTCTTTCGCGGCGAGGACCGTTTCCGCCCCGGCGTCCAGAGCGCCGTAAAGCTGCTGCGCCCCGAGGTCCACCGCGACGCGGACCTGGTGCGCCGCTTCCTGCGGGAAGGTGACGTGCTCACGCGCCTCTCCCACCCCAGCCTGGTGGAGATCCACTCGTTTGGCACCAGTGGCGCCTGGCCCTACCTGATCATGGAACTGCTTCCGGGCGGCAGCCTGAAGGATTGCCGGGGCGAAGCGCCCGCGGCCCTGGTGCGTCGCCTGGTACCGGTGTGCGGGGCCCTGGCGGTGGCTCACGCGGCGGGCGTGGTGCATCGGGACCTGAAGCCATCCAACATGCTTTTCGCGGGAGATGGCCACCTCAAGGTGACGGATTTCGGCGTCTGCTTCTGGGAAGGGGAGGAGGGCCGGACGCGCGCCACCCGCAGCCAGATGGTGGTGGGCACTCTGGGGTACATGGCCCCCGAACAGCACGGCGATCCCCGCCGAGTGGATGGCCGCTGCGATGTTTACGCCCTGGGCGCCATCCTCTTTGAGTTCACCACGGGACAGCCCTACGCGCAGGTGCAATTGCCCCCGGCAGCGGTGCGCCCAGGTTTCCCGCCGCGATTGGCGGGCATCATCATGCGCGCGTTGCAGCCCGACCCCGCCAAGCGCATGGCGGACATGAACACGTTTGGACATGAGCTGTCCACTTGGTTGGATAGCGCCGAAGCCGTGGGCTGGGGTGAGGAGCCTCTGCCGGGGTTCGCAGCCCGCGACCGGGAACAGGCTACGGTGGCCGGGCCACGGCGGGAGGAAGGCGTGGAGAACCGCCTCGGGCCGTACCTCGATGCGCTGGGTACGGGGCCCGTGGGAGCCCGCCGGGCCGCGGCGGAGGGGCTGGTGTGCGGTGTGCGCCCTGGCGATGGCCCCTGGCTGGAAGCGGCCTTGGCGCGGGCGCCGGAGGGGGCGCGCTTCGCGCTGGCCCGGGCCCTGGGCAAGGTGGGCGGAGCCGAGGCCCTGCAACCCCTTTTGGGCCTGCTGTCCGATCCGTTCGCCCAGCGCGAGGCGGCCGAGGCCGCAGCAGACGTGGCCCTGCGCACGGGCCAGCTGGAGTCCGCCCGGGCAGCCCTGTCTGAAGCGGGCCTGGGTGCTCCCTGGCGCTGGACTGCCCGCGCGGCCTTGGGCGACGAGGCTTGGGTGCGGGCCCTGGTGGTGGAGTGGCCCCGGCTCACGCCACCCTTCCGCCTGCAATCCCTGGAGGCCTGTCGCAGCCTGCCGGAAGGCCTGCGGGCGCGGGCCAAAGCGGCCACGGCCGATGCCAGCGGTCAGGCGCGGAGCCTATGGGAATCTCTCTAA
- a CDS encoding GGDEF domain-containing protein — MPFDHTPPDLPVWDPAASPEEAELLGDVDARQWALIRYVGQPMGQYIPVPAEGLTVGRSPENALCLPEPEVSRRHARLEIASTLDAVELRDLHSTNGLFVNGRRVFADPGPFRLRAEDVLRVAGHAFKLKHMDALERRYHQDMATRTTLDPLTGVGNRTTVLQQLESHVGLARRHQRPLSVILADLDHFKQVNDSHGHRAGDQALEAFGALLRHRLRGSDSVGRLGGDEFLILLPESSAAQALVAAEGLRHALTEHRLVLEDGQSLKLTCSLGVAELKPGDSDGGGLLARADAALYGAKAGGRDRAQPAP, encoded by the coding sequence ATGCCCTTCGACCATACGCCTCCCGACCTTCCCGTGTGGGACCCGGCCGCTTCGCCGGAAGAGGCGGAACTCCTCGGAGACGTGGATGCGCGGCAGTGGGCGCTGATCCGCTACGTGGGCCAGCCCATGGGGCAGTACATCCCCGTGCCCGCCGAGGGCCTGACCGTGGGCCGGTCGCCTGAGAACGCACTCTGCCTGCCCGAACCCGAGGTGAGTCGTCGTCACGCACGCTTGGAAATCGCTTCGACGCTGGATGCCGTCGAACTGCGCGACCTCCATTCCACCAACGGCCTGTTCGTGAATGGCCGCAGGGTTTTTGCGGATCCGGGCCCCTTTCGGCTTCGGGCCGAAGATGTGCTGCGGGTTGCTGGGCATGCCTTCAAGTTGAAGCACATGGATGCCCTGGAGCGCCGGTACCACCAGGATATGGCGACCCGCACCACGCTGGATCCGCTCACCGGAGTGGGAAACCGAACCACGGTGCTGCAGCAGCTGGAATCCCATGTGGGGCTGGCCCGGCGCCATCAGCGGCCCCTGTCGGTGATCCTGGCGGACCTGGATCATTTCAAGCAGGTGAACGATTCCCACGGCCACCGGGCGGGGGACCAGGCCCTGGAAGCCTTCGGGGCCTTGCTTCGGCATCGGCTGCGAGGATCCGACTCCGTGGGTCGCCTGGGTGGCGATGAGTTCCTCATCCTGCTGCCGGAATCGTCAGCGGCGCAGGCCCTCGTCGCTGCCGAGGGCCTGCGCCATGCTCTCACCGAGCACAGGCTGGTGCTGGAGGATGGGCAAAGCCTCAAGCTCACCTGCAGCCTCGGTGTGGCCGAGCTCAAGCCTGGGGACAGCGATGGCGGGGGCCTTTTGGCCCGGGCCGATGCGGCTCTCTACGGGGCCAAGGCCGGGGGGCGCGATCGCGCGCAGCCGGCACCATGA
- a CDS encoding DMT family transporter codes for MVPLLLLMAFGIGLVIPLQSAVNSALRDALGSGSLLAALISFAVGTVFLAGFSLATGQPFASLTGLPRIAWWQWLGGVMGAFFVFGSTLLAPRIGLAAMISLIIAGQVVSSLAFDRFGLLGLPVREISWVRLLGAILLLVGASLVNFGDRWIVKG; via the coding sequence ATGGTCCCGCTCCTGCTGCTCATGGCCTTTGGCATTGGCTTGGTCATTCCGTTGCAGTCGGCGGTGAACAGTGCGCTGCGGGATGCCCTGGGCAGCGGCTCTCTGTTGGCCGCATTGATCTCCTTCGCCGTGGGTACGGTCTTTCTGGCGGGTTTCAGCCTCGCCACAGGGCAGCCCTTCGCGTCGCTGACGGGCCTGCCACGCATCGCCTGGTGGCAATGGCTGGGCGGCGTCATGGGCGCGTTCTTCGTGTTCGGCTCCACCCTTCTGGCGCCGCGCATCGGCCTCGCGGCCATGATTTCGCTGATCATCGCGGGGCAGGTGGTGTCCTCCCTGGCCTTCGACCGCTTCGGTCTGCTGGGCCTGCCCGTCCGGGAGATCTCCTGGGTGCGCCTGCTGGGAGCCATCCTGCTGCTGGTCGGGGCCAGCCTCGTGAACTTCGGCGATCGCTGGATCGTGAAGGGCTGA
- a CDS encoding helix-turn-helix domain-containing protein has protein sequence MRTPTPQPKAAPVVAAVSYSVEDAARALGIGRSLAFRLIREGQLGAVKIGRRTVVPVKECEAFLARLGGAA, from the coding sequence ATGCGCACCCCGACACCCCAACCCAAGGCCGCGCCCGTAGTGGCTGCGGTTTCCTACTCTGTGGAGGACGCCGCCCGGGCCCTCGGCATTGGCAGGTCCCTCGCCTTCCGCCTGATCCGTGAGGGCCAGCTCGGCGCGGTGAAGATCGGCCGCCGAACCGTGGTGCCCGTGAAGGAATGTGAAGCCTTCCTCGCCCGTCTTGGGGGCGCGGCATGA
- a CDS encoding IS3 family transposase yields MSGASQRKEGAAYLTATGFSQRRAARAMGLSRSYVRYSRRVKLDGLDERIVQLAHANPRYGHRRVWALLRRLQLRVNLKRVHRVFKAHGLQVRRRPKKHLRTGQHVPMKSGYPNQVWSYDFVHDSCLNGEVVKCLTLTDEFTKEALVIEVASSFKAEEVMQVLKRLFQTRGWPAFLRSDNGPEFIAHDLQVWLMATGAQTFYIPPGSPWANGVAESFNSKFRDECLNMEAFSSLAEAKVIVEAWRRRYNEERPHSSLGYLTPTEFRCTIELAQLGLPATGALPPDPRDLSLWAPPVEANALTEKARAFPLANTVRCISEALKSLPSVALPSPEMEAKLPSPGSSWPTGH; encoded by the coding sequence ATGAGTGGCGCGTCGCAGCGAAAGGAGGGGGCGGCATACCTGACGGCCACCGGCTTCTCCCAGCGGCGCGCTGCCCGGGCCATGGGCCTGAGCCGTTCCTATGTCCGGTATTCACGCCGGGTGAAACTGGATGGGCTGGACGAGCGGATCGTCCAGCTTGCCCATGCCAACCCCCGCTATGGCCACCGGCGCGTCTGGGCCCTCCTGAGGCGGCTCCAGCTCCGGGTGAACCTGAAACGGGTCCACCGGGTTTTCAAAGCCCATGGCCTCCAGGTCCGGCGGCGTCCCAAAAAGCACCTCCGGACCGGCCAGCATGTGCCGATGAAATCCGGGTATCCCAACCAGGTCTGGTCCTACGACTTCGTCCACGACAGCTGCCTGAACGGCGAGGTCGTGAAGTGCCTGACGCTCACCGACGAGTTTACGAAGGAGGCGTTGGTCATCGAAGTGGCCTCCTCCTTCAAGGCCGAGGAGGTCATGCAGGTCCTCAAACGCTTGTTCCAGACCCGGGGATGGCCCGCATTCCTGCGCAGTGACAACGGCCCCGAGTTCATCGCCCATGACCTCCAGGTCTGGCTGATGGCCACCGGTGCCCAGACCTTCTACATCCCCCCGGGCTCGCCCTGGGCCAACGGCGTGGCCGAGAGCTTCAACAGCAAGTTCCGGGACGAATGCCTGAACATGGAGGCCTTCTCCAGCCTGGCTGAGGCCAAGGTCATCGTCGAAGCCTGGCGCCGTCGCTACAACGAGGAGCGCCCGCACAGCAGCCTGGGCTACCTCACCCCAACCGAGTTCCGCTGCACCATTGAACTGGCTCAGCTCGGTCTCCCTGCGACGGGGGCTCTGCCCCCGGACCCCCGGGATTTATCGCTTTGGGCACCCCCGGTGGAGGCCAACGCCCTGACAGAAAAGGCCAGGGCGTTTCCCCTGGCCAACACCGTCCGGTGCATCTCCGAAGCGCTCAAGTCGCTTCCCAGCGTTGCTCTACCCTCTCCGGAGATGGAAGCCAAGCTACCATCTCCTGGAAGCTCCTGGCCAACCGGCCATTAG
- a CDS encoding SOS response-associated peptidase — MCGRYTFEIDAPTLQQAFGLVPTGFSIKGGHNIGPGRYIIFVRPESGQRVADVAYWGLIPGWVKDPNEFSKPINARAETIEEKPSFRTAFKRKRVIIPASGFYEWKAEGKAKRPFYIHPTEEPFFAFAGLMEDWQGPNGEVMISACIITTDPNELMAGIHNRMPVILPRSAWDLWLDPASQTREVKPLLVPYPQQLMAAHEVGPEVGNVRNDHPGLILPVSA, encoded by the coding sequence ATGTGCGGCCGGTACACCTTCGAGATTGACGCCCCCACGCTCCAACAGGCGTTTGGGTTGGTCCCCACCGGATTCTCCATCAAGGGGGGCCATAACATCGGCCCAGGACGCTACATCATCTTTGTGCGCCCTGAGAGCGGGCAACGCGTGGCTGATGTGGCTTACTGGGGCCTGATCCCTGGCTGGGTGAAAGACCCTAACGAGTTCTCCAAGCCGATCAACGCCCGCGCCGAAACTATCGAAGAGAAGCCTAGCTTCCGCACTGCCTTCAAGCGCAAGCGAGTCATCATCCCCGCCAGCGGCTTCTACGAGTGGAAGGCCGAAGGAAAGGCCAAGCGCCCGTTCTACATTCACCCCACCGAGGAGCCATTCTTTGCGTTTGCTGGCCTCATGGAGGACTGGCAGGGTCCCAATGGCGAGGTGATGATCAGTGCCTGCATTATCACCACAGATCCCAACGAACTTATGGCCGGGATTCACAACCGAATGCCAGTGATCCTTCCCCGCTCGGCGTGGGACCTCTGGCTGGACCCTGCCTCGCAGACGCGAGAGGTTAAGCCACTCTTGGTGCCCTACCCGCAGCAGCTCATGGCCGCCCATGAGGTGGGCCCGGAGGTCGGAAACGTGCGGAACGACCATCCGGGGTTGATTCTGCCGGTGTCGGCCTAA
- a CDS encoding helix-turn-helix domain-containing protein, with amino-acid sequence MRRGRPSKLSQEEWEAVCYCLCLGMSTSALARRLGIAKSTISERLSAQVKTIKHAAIELLRAEFSEQIRDEPPSEQAWLTGMNEVLIAYACAEMRRRHGRRQGRHSEP; translated from the coding sequence ATGCGGCGGGGCAGGCCCTCCAAGTTGAGCCAGGAAGAATGGGAGGCCGTGTGCTATTGCCTCTGTCTTGGGATGAGCACTTCTGCCTTGGCCCGGAGACTGGGGATAGCGAAGAGCACCATTTCAGAGCGGCTATCGGCGCAGGTGAAGACGATCAAACACGCGGCAATCGAGCTGCTCAGAGCCGAGTTTTCCGAACAAATCCGGGATGAGCCGCCTTCGGAGCAAGCGTGGCTCACGGGCATGAATGAAGTCTTGATCGCCTATGCCTGTGCTGAGATGAGGCGAAGGCACGGAAGGCGGCAAGGGCGGCATAGCGAGCCGTGA
- a CDS encoding GGDEF domain-containing protein, with product MTRKPSADAKPGGMSRPKPAAGAAPGPEAKPVPLETLPGFPEMATVVRSKAEGELHQAPPEWALVAYAGAALGRVFPLSTGTVIIGRAPDAGVTLLDGEVSRHHAQVRVEENRIQLEDLGSTNGTRVNGEAVRGPLELKAGDRLSMGGHVLKVVCLDSLERAFHETLLDLSTKDALTGLANRGSSLAEFQNRFGLSLRYGRPLSVVVCDLDHFKQVNDTFGHGAGDVVLRAFGERLLTTLREADLAGRIGGEEFLMVLPETDLVGARPFAERLRRIIASTPIPLASGPLNISCSLGIAERTASDLEAGQLLARADAALYRAKAGGRNQVCEG from the coding sequence GTGACCCGGAAGCCATCGGCAGACGCCAAGCCCGGGGGCATGTCCCGGCCCAAGCCCGCGGCAGGAGCAGCGCCTGGGCCTGAAGCCAAGCCTGTGCCCCTGGAGACACTGCCGGGGTTTCCCGAAATGGCGACGGTGGTGCGCTCCAAAGCTGAAGGGGAACTTCATCAGGCCCCTCCGGAGTGGGCCCTGGTGGCCTACGCCGGAGCCGCCCTGGGACGCGTCTTTCCGCTATCGACGGGAACGGTGATCATCGGCCGGGCACCGGATGCGGGCGTGACGCTTCTGGATGGCGAAGTGAGCCGCCACCACGCGCAGGTCCGCGTGGAGGAGAATCGGATCCAGCTGGAGGATCTGGGCTCCACCAACGGCACCCGAGTGAACGGGGAAGCGGTGCGTGGCCCCTTGGAGCTGAAGGCAGGCGACCGTCTTTCCATGGGCGGTCATGTGCTGAAGGTGGTCTGCCTCGATTCTCTGGAGCGGGCCTTTCACGAAACGCTGCTCGACCTCAGCACCAAGGATGCCCTCACGGGCCTGGCCAACCGAGGCAGTTCCCTGGCCGAGTTCCAAAACCGATTTGGATTGAGCCTCCGCTACGGTCGGCCTCTTTCTGTGGTGGTGTGCGATCTGGACCACTTCAAGCAGGTGAATGACACCTTCGGCCACGGCGCCGGGGACGTTGTGCTCCGTGCCTTTGGAGAGAGGTTGCTGACCACGCTGCGCGAAGCGGACTTGGCTGGGCGCATCGGGGGCGAAGAGTTCCTCATGGTGTTGCCGGAAACGGATCTGGTCGGCGCGCGTCCCTTCGCGGAACGGTTGCGGAGGATCATCGCCAGCACGCCGATTCCCCTGGCCTCGGGCCCCCTGAACATCAGTTGCAGCCTGGGCATTGCCGAGCGCACCGCTTCGGATCTGGAGGCCGGGCAGTTGCTGGCCCGGGCCGATGCGGCCTTGTACCGGGCCAAAGCCGGTGGACGGAACCAGGTCTGCGAAGGGTAG